From Micromonospora nigra, one genomic window encodes:
- the rpsT gene encoding 30S ribosomal protein S20 codes for MANIKSQIKRNRQNEKRRLRNKSVKSSLKTAIRKFNEAAEAGDAEKAAVLMRDASRKLDKAVSKGVIHSNQAANRKSAIAKRVGTLSA; via the coding sequence GTGGCGAACATCAAGTCCCAGATCAAGCGCAACCGGCAGAACGAGAAGCGCCGGCTGCGTAACAAGTCGGTCAAGTCGTCGCTGAAGACCGCCATCCGGAAGTTCAACGAGGCCGCCGAGGCCGGTGACGCCGAGAAGGCCGCCGTGCTCATGCGTGACGCCTCGCGCAAGCTGGACAAGGCCGTCAGCAAGGGCGTGATCCACTCCAACCAGGCCGCGAACCGCAAGTCCGCGATCGCCAAGCGCGTGGGTACGCTCTCCGCCTGA